A genomic stretch from candidate division WOR-3 bacterium includes:
- a CDS encoding ATP-binding cassette domain-containing protein has protein sequence MSSPIVINSLRKVYKRHLREPGIKGILRGIFAREYIEVEALRGISFEISSGEFVGYIGPNGAGKTTTMKILSGILYPTSGEVRVLGYFPPDRNPDFLKRISFIMGQKTQLWWDLPAMDSFILLKKIYEIPDREFFKEVNNLAELLNVADLLKVPLRKLSLGERMKMELIAGLLHGPEVIFLDEPTIGLDFMSQEKIHEFLKYYNEEKGKTIILTSHYVRDIEKLCRRIIFIHKGQVYYDGDRESFIEKFTKKRVIVAKFRNRPPDSLNRLGKVMGVEDNEVRLEVAKEKLQDVLQEILKNAEIEGLFVEELSLEDALKEVFEGIQNEKAQ, from the coding sequence ATGAGTAGTCCAATTGTTATAAATAGCCTGAGAAAAGTATATAAAAGACACCTGAGAGAGCCAGGTATAAAGGGTATATTGCGGGGTATTTTTGCTCGTGAATACATAGAAGTTGAAGCACTAAGGGGAATATCCTTTGAGATTTCCTCGGGTGAATTTGTGGGATATATAGGTCCCAATGGTGCTGGCAAAACTACCACTATGAAGATCCTCTCCGGAATTTTGTACCCTACCAGCGGAGAGGTTCGGGTTCTCGGATACTTTCCACCTGATAGGAACCCCGATTTTTTGAAAAGAATTTCCTTTATTATGGGGCAAAAAACCCAGCTCTGGTGGGATTTGCCTGCTATGGATTCCTTTATTTTACTTAAAAAGATTTACGAAATTCCCGATCGTGAATTCTTTAAGGAGGTTAACAACTTAGCGGAGCTGTTAAATGTTGCGGACCTTTTGAAAGTGCCGTTACGGAAGCTTTCTCTTGGCGAGAGGATGAAAATGGAGCTCATAGCTGGCTTGCTTCATGGGCCTGAAGTGATATTCCTTGATGAGCCTACCATTGGCCTTGACTTTATGTCACAGGAAAAGATTCATGAGTTTTTGAAATATTATAATGAGGAGAAGGGAAAGACAATTATTTTAACCAGCCATTATGTGCGGGACATCGAAAAACTTTGCCGGCGCATAATTTTTATCCACAAGGGCCAGGTTTACTATGACGGAGATAGAGAATCTTTTATTGAGAAATTTACAAAAAAACGCGTAATAGTGGCAAAGTTCAGAAACAGGCCACCTGACTCTCTCAATAGGTTAGGAAAGGTAATGGGAGTAGAGGATAACGAGGTTCGCCTTGAGGTTGCAAAGGAGAAGTTGCAGGATGTCCTTCAAGAAATTCTAAAGAATGCAGAAATTGAGGGCCTCTTTGTGGAAGAATTGTCCTTAGAGGATGCCTTAAAAGAAGTTTTTGAGGGTATTCAAAATGAAAAGGCTCAGTAA
- a CDS encoding ABC-2 family transporter protein produces the protein MSKPISYPGYIFALKLGINIPYLFLSFLTLFLLGIFAGFNKYLVFPPNIFYFVLFLISFFLAVVLGFTLSFIFSALTFWLEEGRGIEVFLEFLISLTSGVILPVSLYPGFLKTLCNLLPFRYILNFPVEVYLGLAKGRALYLGFLAQAGWTLIVLLLLKFIWNEGLKRYEAVGA, from the coding sequence TTGAGCAAGCCCATTAGTTATCCTGGGTATATTTTTGCCCTTAAACTGGGCATAAATATCCCGTATTTATTTTTATCCTTCCTGACGCTCTTTTTGCTCGGCATCTTTGCGGGTTTTAACAAATACTTGGTTTTTCCGCCAAATATATTTTATTTTGTTCTTTTTTTAATTTCCTTTTTCTTAGCCGTAGTTTTGGGATTTACACTCTCTTTTATTTTCAGCGCTCTCACCTTTTGGCTTGAGGAGGGCAGAGGAATTGAGGTTTTCTTAGAGTTCTTAATTAGCCTCACCAGCGGAGTTATATTGCCCGTATCCCTTTATCCAGGGTTCCTAAAGACTTTATGTAATTTGTTGCCTTTTAGGTACATTTTGAACTTTCCCGTTGAAGTCTACTTAGGTTTAGCAAAGGGCAGGGCACTTTACCTTGGCTTTTTGGCTCAGGCGGGCTGGACATTGATTGTCTTGCTTCTTTTGAAATTTATATGGAACGAAGGGCTCAAGAGATATGAGGCGGTGGGCGCTTAG